A section of the Acidobacterium capsulatum ATCC 51196 genome encodes:
- the galA gene encoding beta-galactosidase GalA, translating to MPRLTRRDVLRSGLILSGSTLLPHAGWAQARALMQNAIDDQALPAVAPREKLLFDYGWRFMFGNAEDPSKDLNFGMGHNNFSKTGEFEFATAKFDDSKWREQRLPHDWAVELPFVWDDELQSHGYKPLGRKYPATSVGWYRRTFEVPASDQGKRISIQFDGAFRDALIFVNGCFIGRHDNGYTPFSFDLSDFLRYGEKNYIVVRMDATYNDGWFYEGAGIYRHVWMIKQDKLHLGQWESYVRTRMEGGAAVLDLGTVVNNHGAKSENASVRWTIRDRAGKTVATAQAAAQPVAVNGSATYTATARIAHPELWDLDSPTLYTATVTVETDGTARDAEEVSFGVRTVHFDADKGFFLNGKHVWIQGTCNHQDHAGVGSALPDRLQYYRMAVLKAMGSNAVRTSHNMPTPEWVEACDRMGMLMLCETRTMSATPEAIEALKIMIKRYRNSPGIFLWSMGNEEWELERWPMGVPIMDDMQRVSNELDPTRLCTAAVNGSYYSGISKVLEVEGFNYNLNSPDKYHQTHPKQPSIGTETASAISTRGVYRTDPLRNELSAYDTNQPGWGETAETWWQFYHARPWLSGGFAWTGLDYRGEPTPYGWPSISSQFGISDTCGFPKDTYYYYQSVWSNEPMLHVFPHWNFEGQEGQPISIWAYSNQDEVELLVNGKSLGVKKVPALSHVEWSVPYEPGFIEARARKNGKVVLTQRRATTGKPASIRLTADRTTINADGEDLAMVRVEALDAQGRAVPTAMDMIDFKVTGNGALIGVGNGDPNCHESDKGSKRSLFNGLAQVILQANKTPGQLVIEASTRGNSLKPATLTITTQQAPLRPEVA from the coding sequence ATGCCACGTTTGACGCGCCGTGACGTTCTTCGCTCTGGCCTGATTCTTTCCGGTTCCACCTTGCTGCCCCACGCCGGATGGGCCCAGGCCCGGGCCCTGATGCAGAACGCCATCGACGATCAGGCGCTGCCGGCCGTGGCTCCGCGCGAGAAGCTGCTCTTTGATTACGGCTGGCGCTTCATGTTTGGCAATGCCGAGGACCCCTCGAAGGACCTGAACTTCGGCATGGGCCATAACAATTTCTCCAAGACCGGCGAATTTGAGTTCGCGACCGCGAAGTTCGATGACTCCAAGTGGCGCGAGCAGCGGCTGCCCCATGACTGGGCGGTCGAGCTGCCGTTTGTCTGGGACGATGAACTGCAGTCGCACGGCTACAAGCCGCTGGGCCGCAAGTATCCGGCGACGAGCGTGGGCTGGTACCGCCGCACGTTTGAGGTGCCGGCCAGCGATCAGGGCAAGCGCATCTCCATTCAGTTTGACGGCGCCTTTCGTGACGCGCTCATTTTTGTAAACGGGTGCTTCATCGGCCGCCATGACAACGGCTATACGCCCTTCTCTTTCGATCTCTCTGACTTCCTGCGCTACGGCGAAAAGAACTACATCGTCGTCCGCATGGATGCGACCTACAACGACGGCTGGTTCTATGAGGGTGCGGGCATCTATCGCCACGTGTGGATGATCAAGCAGGACAAGCTGCACCTGGGCCAGTGGGAGAGCTATGTGCGCACACGCATGGAGGGCGGCGCGGCCGTGCTCGATCTGGGCACGGTGGTGAACAATCACGGCGCAAAATCTGAAAATGCTTCGGTGCGGTGGACGATTCGCGATCGCGCAGGCAAGACCGTCGCCACCGCCCAGGCGGCAGCGCAGCCCGTAGCAGTGAATGGCAGCGCCACCTATACGGCCACGGCGCGCATTGCCCATCCGGAGCTGTGGGATCTCGACTCGCCCACGCTCTACACCGCGACCGTCACCGTGGAGACCGATGGCACAGCCCGCGATGCCGAGGAAGTGAGCTTTGGCGTGCGCACGGTTCACTTCGATGCGGACAAGGGCTTCTTCCTCAACGGCAAGCATGTCTGGATTCAGGGCACCTGCAATCACCAGGATCACGCGGGCGTTGGCTCCGCGCTGCCCGACCGCCTGCAGTACTACCGCATGGCCGTGCTCAAGGCGATGGGCTCGAATGCGGTGCGCACCTCGCACAATATGCCTACGCCCGAGTGGGTAGAAGCCTGCGACCGCATGGGCATGCTCATGCTCTGCGAAACGCGCACCATGAGCGCCACGCCGGAAGCAATCGAAGCGCTGAAGATCATGATCAAGCGCTACCGCAACTCGCCCGGCATCTTTCTCTGGTCGATGGGCAATGAAGAGTGGGAGCTGGAGCGGTGGCCGATGGGCGTGCCCATCATGGACGACATGCAGCGCGTGAGCAATGAGCTGGACCCCACACGCCTTTGCACGGCTGCGGTGAACGGGAGCTACTACAGCGGCATCTCCAAGGTGCTCGAGGTGGAGGGCTTCAACTACAACCTCAACTCACCGGACAAGTATCACCAGACCCATCCGAAGCAGCCCAGCATCGGCACGGAAACCGCCAGCGCCATCTCAACGCGCGGCGTCTACCGCACCGATCCCTTACGCAACGAACTCAGCGCCTATGACACCAATCAGCCGGGATGGGGCGAGACGGCCGAAACATGGTGGCAGTTCTATCACGCGCGGCCGTGGCTCTCGGGCGGCTTTGCGTGGACGGGCCTCGACTATCGCGGCGAGCCCACGCCTTACGGATGGCCCTCGATCAGCTCGCAGTTCGGCATCTCTGACACCTGCGGCTTCCCCAAGGACACCTACTACTACTACCAGTCAGTGTGGAGCAATGAGCCGATGCTGCACGTCTTTCCGCACTGGAACTTTGAAGGCCAGGAGGGCCAGCCGATCTCGATCTGGGCCTACTCCAACCAGGACGAAGTGGAGCTGCTGGTGAACGGCAAGAGCCTCGGCGTCAAGAAGGTTCCGGCGCTCTCGCATGTGGAGTGGAGCGTGCCCTACGAGCCGGGCTTCATTGAAGCGCGCGCCCGCAAGAACGGCAAGGTCGTGCTCACCCAACGCCGCGCGACCACCGGCAAGCCAGCCTCAATTCGCCTCACGGCTGACCGCACCACCATCAACGCCGATGGCGAAGATCTGGCCATGGTGCGCGTGGAGGCGCTCGACGCGCAGGGCCGCGCAGTGCCCACAGCGATGGACATGATCGACTTCAAGGTGACGGGCAACGGCGCGCTGATCGGCGTGGGCAATGGCGACCCGAACTGCCATGAGTCTGACAAGGGATCAAAGCGCAGCCTCTTCAACGGGCTGGCGCAGGTGATTTTGCAGGCCAACAAGACGCCCGGGCAATTGGTGATCGAGGCCAGCACGCGCGGCAATTCCCTGAAGCCGGCCACGCTGACCATCACCACGCAGCAAGCGCCCCTCCGGCCGGAGGTCGCGTAA
- the bcsQ gene encoding cellulose biosynthesis protein BcsQ, with the protein MDDAGDMSDPKHQGPSSKTSAADDVATLYSWANLHGAKYRDFTASRQELRMQARRRAEEAAEQPPARAANVMAAPIIDENIRVGGWQEAAQPQEIPPVVLEGKPAGIEVPVQEDARIRHAGFEETAADARHDDSGPIMPAWLEHILPGKLRRETEAPEQAEVASAGPESAEDLPLPAPAESVAAPYQDLAPRGLGERHEYPAEVRELTYEPRFAQPVAAPASPVRGGSESRWSALQDLFDAARRQEPVVSSVQRLQVPVLAIFSVAGGVGKTSLTANLGRALSSYGECPLLAETSIHGVLPFYFGARTPRPGVLRTFASNSAQEAPVQMLSLDGDRHIAEGDQSNWLYEDLRQSSREAKRIVIDVSGGMLGAIRQVLRLNPVVVVPVLPDVSSVAALQAVDDLFRNQPDGSGKRIEPRFLLNQFDASLPLHRDVRDMLLQKYGERLLPFVIHRSPAVSEALAEGLTVLDYAPASEVASDILHFAGWVRSLANAGASVPRGVRWSER; encoded by the coding sequence ATGGACGATGCAGGTGACATGAGCGATCCGAAGCACCAGGGCCCGTCCTCAAAAACGAGTGCCGCGGACGATGTCGCGACCTTGTATTCCTGGGCGAATCTGCATGGCGCCAAGTACCGCGACTTTACCGCATCGCGCCAGGAACTGCGCATGCAGGCCCGCCGCCGCGCCGAAGAGGCCGCCGAGCAGCCGCCGGCCCGGGCCGCAAATGTCATGGCCGCGCCCATCATTGATGAAAATATCCGCGTAGGAGGATGGCAGGAGGCTGCCCAGCCGCAAGAAATTCCCCCTGTTGTGCTGGAAGGCAAGCCCGCCGGGATCGAAGTGCCGGTGCAGGAAGACGCCCGCATTCGCCACGCCGGATTTGAAGAGACTGCCGCTGACGCGAGGCACGACGACAGTGGGCCGATCATGCCAGCGTGGCTGGAGCATATCCTGCCGGGCAAGCTACGCCGCGAAACGGAGGCCCCGGAGCAGGCGGAAGTTGCCTCCGCTGGTCCGGAATCTGCCGAGGATTTGCCATTGCCGGCCCCAGCAGAATCCGTTGCTGCGCCGTACCAGGATTTGGCTCCCCGTGGTCTGGGCGAGCGGCATGAGTATCCGGCCGAGGTGCGCGAGCTGACCTACGAGCCTCGTTTCGCGCAGCCCGTGGCTGCCCCCGCGTCCCCGGTCCGCGGCGGCAGTGAGTCGCGCTGGTCGGCATTGCAAGACCTGTTTGATGCAGCCCGCCGTCAGGAGCCGGTGGTTTCCTCCGTGCAGCGCTTGCAGGTTCCTGTGCTGGCCATCTTCTCGGTCGCCGGAGGGGTGGGCAAGACCAGCCTCACCGCCAACCTGGGTCGCGCGCTGTCTTCTTATGGCGAATGCCCGTTGCTGGCCGAGACTTCGATTCACGGCGTGCTGCCGTTCTACTTCGGGGCGCGGACTCCGCGGCCGGGCGTGCTGCGCACCTTCGCCAGCAACTCCGCCCAGGAGGCGCCCGTTCAGATGCTCTCCCTCGACGGCGACCGCCATATTGCCGAGGGAGATCAGTCGAACTGGCTCTATGAAGATCTGCGGCAGTCGAGCCGTGAGGCCAAGCGGATCGTGATTGATGTTTCCGGCGGTATGCTCGGGGCCATCCGCCAGGTGCTGCGGCTGAACCCGGTGGTGGTGGTTCCCGTGCTGCCCGATGTCAGCTCCGTCGCCGCGCTGCAGGCGGTGGATGATCTCTTCCGCAACCAGCCCGACGGCTCGGGAAAGAGAATCGAACCCCGCTTCCTGCTTAACCAGTTTGATGCGTCTCTGCCTCTGCACCGCGACGTCCGCGATATGCTGCTACAGAAATATGGCGAAAGGCTGTTACCCTTCGTCATACATCGCAGCCCGGCCGTCAGTGAAGCGCTGGCCGAAGGGCTGACGGTTTTGGACTACGCGCCGGCCTCAGAGGTCGCCAGCGACATTCTTCACTTCGCGGGCTGGGTACGCAGCCTTGCTAACGCCGGTGCCTCCGTTCCACGCGGAGTGCGCTGGAGTGAGCGATGA
- the bcsA gene encoding UDP-forming cellulose synthase catalytic subunit codes for MTTFELWEGFESSDRTGFRLLRLGLVLFGVVVMIFLGVLPLTWPQQGVLGLLLVLLAIWLGRVSDSYLITLTLMMMSLFATFRYAFWRIGTVVAFFQDPGSKYTPADAFFIVILVGAEAYAFSILFLGFFQTIWPLRRAPVPLPDDPEDWPHVDLLIPTYNEPMSVVRYTALAALNIDWPADKLHVYILDDGNRPEFRDFAIQAGLGYMTRDNNAHAKAGNINQALARLDSPYVAIFDSDHVPTRSFLQVTMGWFLRDEQLGMLQTPHHFYSPDPFERNLGQYKTIPNEGELFYGIVQDGNDFWNASFFCGSCAVLRRTALDEIGGIAVETVTEDAHTSLRMQINGWNTAYINIAQAAGLATERLSGHVKQRIRWARGMVQILRIDNPLFAPNLTFAQRLCYFNAMTHFMYALPRLIFLTAPLIYLIFGFTNVPGYWVAILAYALPHLTLSNVTNSRIQGQHRHSYWNEVYETVLAPYILLPTLLALLNPRLGKFNVTAKGGVVSKTFFDARIAQPFIVLLGFNCLGLLMVVPRAVHIPGLGFLWDGTHPGTIVMNALWTIFNILILGTATAVARESRQLRESVRITFSAPVRVKIGNRIVPGETIDASSGGVALKAMEDLTLKSGDSAHLIFPLRLGDAEFPVTVVSCDGRGLRVRFDPLTIEEEEMLTMVLYSRADNWLGWGESREADQPLKSLAQICAISIRGLLALVSAFTTRPTKKKKKKKSALPAKGAAAVIFIALLMGLATAHAAQTTSPASRAQAHAGNVSSAQPASASAAILPPGTAAAASANAAAAPGTFTTVMKLKDLGVPSAITLHGIDAYHPIYFSLPQNEVVQNASLHLYYAFSPSLIPNMSHINVLLNGTLVTTIEMQKSATNGLLDQTISLPAALLVRHNELSFEFVGHYVMVCEDPANTALWARVDSATSLTLSGDLLPLTNDLKFLPLPFFDSSLTEPPVIPIAFESQPTPQSLQAAGIVASYFGVLGDYRPMRFPVSVGSIPAGNVVLIADNASTLPPAFNLGTLTGPTVAMRTNPSDPYGKVLIITGSNSEQLLQAAQAVAMGWNGLTGATASLNSFQLPAPRQPDDAPRWARTDHTIALWNYNDAASLQGDGSVPMQTFFRLPPDLYFATRDNIPLELQYRYNSIPIGPISSMQVSANDAFLGSVPLIPGKSTSKTTKTEIAVPVVNLRPFSNSLTFNLTFQLMTAGGCKNTTPANMQGAILRTSYIDVRGFPHWTKMPNLELFSNAGFPFTRYADLSHTQVILPDQPTQNEIELYLTLMGHFGAETGYPVTRVTVGNPADMHGGNRKDLLVLTEGQDSDAVARLGKALPVLINGGGLTVQSTQGLLAPLDKAWWKLPSEQAAPSGELGTNALPDAIIEGIESPYESGRSVVLVNLKDDSEFDPFMTSFLKYSQSSAVAGTVTVMHGKEFQSYKIDTRQYHVGYLPFWTALSIWFMGVPWMVDLVVLAISFIFAVTMRNWLRGRARRRLQSQGR; via the coding sequence ATGACGACTTTCGAGCTATGGGAAGGCTTTGAATCGAGCGACCGCACGGGCTTCCGCCTGTTGCGCCTGGGGCTGGTTCTTTTCGGCGTCGTCGTAATGATTTTTCTCGGTGTGCTGCCGCTCACCTGGCCGCAGCAAGGCGTGCTGGGCCTGTTGCTGGTGCTGCTGGCCATCTGGCTGGGACGCGTCTCCGACTCCTACCTCATCACTCTGACACTGATGATGATGTCGCTGTTCGCGACCTTTCGCTATGCATTCTGGCGCATCGGCACTGTGGTGGCGTTTTTTCAGGATCCCGGCTCAAAATACACCCCGGCGGACGCCTTCTTCATCGTCATATTGGTAGGCGCGGAGGCTTACGCCTTCTCGATTCTCTTTCTCGGCTTCTTTCAGACCATCTGGCCGTTGCGGCGCGCTCCTGTGCCGCTGCCCGACGATCCAGAGGACTGGCCCCACGTCGATCTGCTCATTCCGACCTACAACGAGCCGATGAGCGTGGTGCGCTACACGGCGCTTGCGGCCCTCAATATCGACTGGCCCGCCGACAAGTTGCACGTCTATATTCTCGACGACGGCAACCGGCCCGAGTTTCGCGACTTTGCCATTCAGGCCGGGCTCGGCTACATGACGCGAGACAACAACGCGCATGCCAAGGCCGGCAACATCAATCAGGCTCTCGCCCGCCTGGATTCGCCGTATGTCGCCATTTTTGATTCGGATCACGTGCCCACGCGCAGCTTTCTGCAGGTCACCATGGGGTGGTTTCTGCGCGATGAACAGCTCGGCATGCTGCAGACGCCGCACCACTTCTATTCGCCCGACCCGTTTGAGCGCAATCTTGGCCAGTACAAGACCATCCCGAATGAGGGAGAGCTCTTTTACGGCATCGTGCAGGATGGCAACGACTTCTGGAACGCGAGCTTCTTCTGCGGCTCCTGCGCGGTGCTGCGGCGCACGGCGCTCGACGAGATTGGCGGCATTGCCGTCGAGACGGTCACCGAAGACGCGCACACCTCGCTGCGCATGCAGATCAACGGCTGGAACACGGCCTACATCAACATTGCGCAGGCTGCGGGACTGGCCACCGAGCGGCTCTCCGGCCATGTGAAGCAGCGCATTCGCTGGGCGCGCGGCATGGTGCAGATTCTCCGCATCGACAACCCGCTCTTTGCGCCCAATCTCACCTTTGCGCAGCGGCTTTGCTACTTCAACGCGATGACGCACTTCATGTATGCGTTGCCGCGCCTGATCTTTCTGACGGCTCCGCTGATCTACCTGATCTTCGGCTTCACCAATGTGCCCGGCTACTGGGTCGCCATTCTGGCTTACGCGCTGCCGCACCTCACGCTCTCTAACGTCACGAATTCGCGCATTCAGGGCCAGCACCGCCACTCCTATTGGAATGAGGTCTACGAGACGGTTCTTGCACCCTATATTCTGCTGCCGACGTTGCTGGCGCTGCTGAATCCCAGGTTGGGCAAGTTCAATGTGACGGCCAAGGGCGGCGTCGTGTCGAAGACCTTTTTTGACGCGCGCATCGCGCAGCCGTTTATCGTGCTGCTGGGCTTCAACTGCCTCGGTCTGCTGATGGTGGTGCCTCGCGCCGTGCATATTCCAGGACTCGGCTTCCTGTGGGATGGCACGCATCCGGGCACCATCGTGATGAACGCGCTGTGGACGATCTTCAACATCCTGATTCTCGGCACGGCCACTGCCGTTGCGCGGGAGTCGCGCCAGTTGCGCGAGAGCGTGCGCATCACCTTCAGTGCTCCGGTGCGCGTCAAGATCGGCAACCGCATCGTGCCCGGAGAAACCATCGACGCATCGAGCGGCGGCGTGGCCCTCAAGGCCATGGAAGACCTGACGCTCAAGAGCGGCGACTCTGCCCATCTGATTTTTCCGCTGCGCCTCGGGGACGCCGAATTTCCGGTCACAGTTGTCTCCTGTGATGGCCGCGGCTTACGGGTACGCTTCGATCCCTTGACCATCGAAGAGGAAGAGATGCTGACCATGGTTCTTTACTCCCGCGCAGATAACTGGCTCGGATGGGGTGAATCCCGCGAGGCCGATCAGCCGTTGAAGAGCCTGGCGCAGATCTGCGCGATCAGCATTCGCGGCTTGCTGGCTCTGGTCTCGGCCTTCACGACCCGCCCGACGAAGAAGAAAAAGAAGAAGAAATCCGCGCTGCCTGCCAAGGGCGCCGCGGCGGTGATTTTCATCGCGCTGCTGATGGGGCTCGCCACGGCGCATGCCGCGCAAACCACTTCTCCGGCCAGCCGGGCGCAGGCTCATGCCGGCAATGTATCGAGCGCGCAGCCTGCCAGCGCGTCCGCTGCGATCCTGCCGCCGGGTACGGCGGCTGCGGCCTCTGCCAATGCGGCGGCGGCGCCCGGCACCTTCACCACGGTCATGAAGCTCAAGGACCTCGGCGTGCCCAGCGCGATCACCCTGCACGGCATTGATGCGTACCACCCCATCTACTTCAGCCTGCCGCAGAATGAGGTCGTCCAGAACGCATCGCTGCACCTTTACTATGCTTTCTCGCCCAGCCTGATTCCGAACATGAGTCACATCAACGTGCTGCTCAACGGCACACTGGTGACTACCATCGAGATGCAGAAGAGCGCGACCAACGGGCTGCTTGACCAGACCATTTCACTGCCTGCGGCTCTGCTGGTGCGGCACAATGAGCTGAGCTTTGAGTTTGTCGGCCACTACGTCATGGTGTGCGAAGACCCCGCCAACACCGCGCTGTGGGCCCGCGTGGACTCGGCCACGAGCCTGACTCTCTCAGGCGATCTGCTGCCTCTCACCAATGATCTGAAGTTTCTTCCGCTGCCGTTTTTTGATTCCTCGCTCACTGAGCCGCCGGTGATTCCGATTGCTTTTGAGAGTCAGCCTACGCCGCAGTCTCTGCAGGCGGCCGGCATCGTCGCGTCGTACTTCGGCGTGCTGGGCGATTACCGCCCCATGCGCTTCCCGGTTTCGGTCGGCAGCATCCCGGCGGGCAACGTGGTTCTGATTGCGGACAACGCCTCCACCTTGCCGCCCGCCTTCAACCTGGGCACGCTGACGGGTCCCACGGTCGCCATGCGCACCAATCCGTCAGACCCCTACGGCAAGGTGCTCATCATCACGGGCTCCAACTCTGAACAACTGCTGCAGGCGGCACAGGCCGTTGCGATGGGCTGGAATGGACTCACCGGCGCCACTGCGTCATTGAACAGCTTCCAGTTGCCCGCGCCGCGCCAACCCGACGACGCACCCCGCTGGGCGCGCACTGATCACACGATTGCGCTCTGGAACTACAACGATGCGGCGTCGCTTCAAGGCGATGGTTCCGTGCCCATGCAGACCTTCTTCCGTCTGCCGCCCGATCTCTACTTCGCCACGCGCGACAACATTCCGCTCGAACTGCAATACCGCTACAACTCGATTCCGATCGGGCCCATTTCGAGCATGCAGGTTTCGGCCAACGACGCCTTTCTGGGCTCGGTGCCGCTGATTCCCGGCAAGTCCACGTCCAAGACCACCAAGACCGAGATCGCGGTTCCGGTGGTGAACCTGCGGCCATTCTCCAACTCGCTCACCTTCAACCTCACCTTCCAGTTGATGACGGCCGGCGGCTGCAAAAACACCACGCCCGCCAACATGCAGGGCGCGATTCTGCGCACCTCCTACATCGATGTGCGCGGATTTCCTCATTGGACGAAGATGCCCAACCTCGAGTTGTTCTCGAATGCCGGCTTCCCGTTCACCCGCTATGCGGATCTGAGCCACACCCAGGTCATTCTGCCCGATCAGCCCACGCAGAATGAGATTGAGCTTTATCTCACGCTGATGGGCCACTTCGGCGCGGAGACCGGATATCCTGTCACGCGCGTGACCGTCGGGAACCCCGCCGACATGCACGGCGGCAACCGCAAAGACTTGCTCGTGCTGACCGAGGGGCAGGACAGCGACGCCGTGGCCCGGCTGGGCAAGGCTCTGCCCGTGCTGATCAATGGCGGAGGCCTCACCGTGCAGAGCACGCAGGGGCTGCTGGCGCCGCTCGACAAGGCATGGTGGAAGCTGCCCTCGGAGCAGGCGGCGCCCTCGGGCGAACTGGGAACCAATGCTCTGCCCGATGCGATCATCGAGGGCATCGAGTCGCCCTATGAGAGCGGCAGGAGCGTCGTGCTGGTCAATCTCAAGGATGACTCCGAGTTTGATCCCTTCATGACGAGCTTCCTCAAGTATTCGCAATCGAGCGCGGTGGCGGGCACCGTCACCGTGATGCACGGCAAGGAGTTCCAGTCCTACAAGATCGACACGCGGCAGTACCACGTCGGCTATCTGCCCTTCTGGACGGCTCTGAGCATCTGGTTCATGGGCGTGCCGTGGATGGTCGACCTGGTGGTGCTGGCGATCAGCTTTATCTTTGCCGTGACCATGCGCAACTGGCTGCGTGGACGGGCTCGCCGCCGCCTGCAATCCCAGGGAAGATGA
- the bcsZ gene encoding cellulose synthase complex periplasmic endoglucanase BcsZ → MKLLRHVLSVASLSALIFATGCRAQSWPLWQAYQGKFLNSDGRVVDYNAQARTTSEGQSYALFFALVANDRPAFDKVLAWTQNNLAQGDLTAHLPAWEWGKAKDGQWKTIDPNPASDADLWISYTLLQAGRLWHDPHYTALGTVMAKRIANEEVANLPGLGSMLLPGPTGFHPNAATWLLNPSYMPLPVVEGMAHADPSGPWAGMAAAVPDLVKGASPAGFVMDWVSYSQAGGFQPAVLPTAPKGTVPMGSYDAIRVYLWTGMANPATPGAKLTLRALYGMAAYLKSHTLPPEKVDPQGKVLSTSAPVGFSAAVEPFLSALGDKGDLNTQQARLDAMVNPNTKLYGEPPAYFDQNLAMFGEGWQQHRFGFASDGDLWVKWKGR, encoded by the coding sequence ATGAAATTACTCAGGCATGTGCTGTCCGTCGCATCCCTGTCGGCGCTGATCTTCGCGACGGGATGCCGCGCGCAGTCCTGGCCGCTCTGGCAGGCCTATCAAGGCAAGTTCCTCAACTCTGACGGGCGCGTGGTCGACTACAACGCGCAGGCGCGCACGACGTCGGAAGGGCAGTCCTACGCGCTCTTCTTTGCGCTGGTGGCCAATGACCGCCCCGCCTTTGATAAGGTGCTCGCCTGGACGCAGAACAACCTTGCGCAGGGCGACCTGACCGCGCACCTGCCGGCCTGGGAATGGGGCAAGGCGAAGGATGGTCAGTGGAAGACCATTGATCCCAATCCGGCCAGCGATGCCGATTTGTGGATCAGCTATACGCTGCTCCAGGCTGGCCGCCTCTGGCACGATCCGCATTACACGGCGCTTGGCACTGTCATGGCAAAGCGCATCGCGAACGAGGAAGTCGCCAATCTTCCCGGACTGGGCTCCATGCTGCTGCCGGGACCGACCGGATTTCATCCCAATGCGGCGACCTGGCTGCTCAACCCGAGCTACATGCCTCTGCCCGTGGTCGAAGGCATGGCGCACGCCGATCCCAGCGGACCCTGGGCTGGCATGGCCGCCGCCGTTCCTGATCTGGTGAAGGGTGCCTCGCCCGCCGGATTTGTAATGGATTGGGTGAGCTACTCCCAGGCGGGCGGATTTCAGCCGGCCGTGTTGCCCACCGCTCCCAAAGGCACGGTGCCCATGGGCAGCTATGACGCCATTCGTGTTTATCTCTGGACCGGCATGGCGAACCCCGCCACGCCCGGCGCCAAGCTGACTCTGCGGGCCCTCTATGGCATGGCGGCTTATCTGAAGTCACACACGCTGCCGCCCGAGAAGGTGGATCCCCAGGGCAAGGTGCTTTCCACCTCGGCTCCGGTCGGATTTTCCGCCGCCGTCGAGCCTTTTTTGTCGGCTCTTGGCGACAAGGGGGACCTGAATACACAACAGGCACGTCTTGACGCGATGGTGAACCCGAACACTAAGCTGTACGGGGAGCCGCCTGCATATTTTGACCAGAATCTCGCCATGTTTGGCGAGGGCTGGCAGCAGCATCGTTTTGGCTTTGCGAGCGATGGAGACCTCTGGGTGAAATGGAAGGGCAGATGA